In Aquiflexum balticum DSM 16537, a single genomic region encodes these proteins:
- a CDS encoding type II toxin-antitoxin system RelE/ParE family toxin, protein MDNYKFRVEFLEDARQFLDELDEKAREKIFYNIWKASITNDRELFKKLQDEVWEFRTKFSKTYYRLFAFWDKTAKEDTVVISTHGLIKKTGKVPKGEIEKARKLMEQYFQEKKEKGRKK, encoded by the coding sequence ATGGATAATTATAAATTCAGGGTAGAATTTTTGGAAGATGCGAGGCAATTCCTTGATGAACTTGACGAAAAAGCAAGGGAGAAAATTTTTTACAATATTTGGAAGGCCAGCATTACAAATGACAGAGAACTTTTTAAAAAACTTCAGGATGAAGTGTGGGAGTTTAGGACGAAGTTCAGCAAAACGTATTATAGGCTATTTGCTTTTTGGGATAAAACAGCCAAGGAAGATACAGTAGTGATATCAACCCATGGGCTGATAAAAAAGACAGGAAAAGTTCCAAAAGGAGAAATAGAAAAGGCGAGGAAGCTTATGGAGCAATATTTTCAAGAGAAAAAAGAAAAAGGGAGGAAAAAATGA
- the ltrA gene encoding group II intron reverse transcriptase/maturase, producing MTDYYETKSQPITKLMVWQAYKKVKANKGSSGIDRMSWEDLDKDLSSYLYKLWNRLTSGSYFPLPVKQVKIPKKDGGIRKLGVPTLLDRIAQQVVRAYLERQLEPLFHESSFGYRPNRNAHQAVKQSERNCFGHDFVVDLDIKGFFDNINHGLMMKALRYYCKDEWIALYVSRWLNAGIMADGVFEETKAGTPQGGVVSPLLANLYLHVAFDEWMRKYHPEKPFERYADDVVIHCKTEKQAQFMLRQVRQRMKTCFLELHPEKTKIVNLRGWSDTKYPRKYDFLGFTIKASMQTIKGKGMLLPGTFVSIKSRTSILGKFREMQIHKWRKPIKEVANRLNPVIRGLLNYYHKLRGESIREIWNQLNHRLLKWVKWEKGLFKWAAVRWLKQQYKSTPNLFEHWKLVQP from the coding sequence ATGACAGACTACTATGAGACAAAATCGCAACCAATTACCAAACTGATGGTATGGCAAGCGTACAAGAAAGTAAAAGCGAACAAAGGAAGTTCGGGCATAGACCGAATGAGTTGGGAGGACTTGGATAAAGATCTATCCTCATACCTCTATAAGTTATGGAATCGACTGACCTCGGGTAGCTATTTTCCTTTGCCAGTCAAACAAGTGAAGATACCCAAGAAGGACGGAGGTATTCGCAAATTGGGTGTCCCCACCCTTCTAGACCGTATCGCACAGCAAGTAGTAAGGGCGTATTTGGAGAGACAACTTGAGCCACTGTTCCACGAGAGTTCATTTGGCTATAGACCAAACCGTAATGCTCACCAAGCAGTGAAACAATCAGAGCGAAATTGTTTTGGGCATGACTTTGTGGTCGACCTTGATATCAAAGGGTTCTTCGATAATATCAACCATGGCCTGATGATGAAAGCACTGAGATATTACTGTAAGGATGAATGGATAGCCTTGTACGTCTCCAGATGGCTAAATGCAGGCATCATGGCAGATGGGGTTTTCGAGGAGACAAAAGCAGGCACACCTCAAGGAGGCGTAGTGAGTCCATTACTTGCGAATCTCTATCTGCATGTAGCTTTTGATGAATGGATGCGGAAATATCATCCTGAGAAACCATTTGAACGGTATGCAGACGATGTGGTGATACACTGCAAGACAGAGAAGCAAGCACAATTCATGTTAAGACAAGTACGTCAGCGGATGAAGACCTGCTTCCTAGAGTTGCACCCTGAGAAGACCAAGATTGTGAACCTACGAGGTTGGTCAGATACTAAGTATCCCCGCAAGTATGATTTTCTTGGATTCACGATCAAGGCATCGATGCAGACCATCAAAGGAAAGGGGATGTTACTACCTGGAACATTTGTGAGTATCAAGTCCAGAACTTCAATACTCGGCAAATTCAGGGAAATGCAAATCCATAAATGGCGCAAACCCATAAAGGAAGTAGCCAATCGTTTGAATCCTGTCATCAGAGGACTGCTCAATTACTATCATAAGCTTAGAGGAGAATCCATACGTGAGATATGGAATCAACTCAACCACCGGTTACTCAAGTGGGTGAAATGGGAGAAAGGACTTTTCAAATGGGCGGCAGTCAGATGGCTAAAGCAACAATACAAGTCTACCCCAAACCTGTTTGAGCATTGGAAATTGGTTCAACCTTAG
- a CDS encoding AAA family ATPase — protein sequence MINKISFENYKAFDSGEIKIKPITILLGANSVGKSSIMQLFLMLQQTALTENNYKSALKLHGGFVSMGEGLNLLRKKDKTKVLSISIDYYNGNIKSEFDDFFSSFCQETLYYSSIVKKLSKDSEITQQENNIFKKIKNIFKTDDDFDIRFLRMDTDKIEEILDKKTFVELIEETSKRLENQNLEKYPKELRDDYFYFRHSHRRLGFPTNHLKNLSERKDEYLLTYDFLSGLKKSLKNAHFTVKYEIVAVEKNIVVKKMGIFNENIEILSVEFDTHPSSKYKLNSITSDFISKEKMSSKTFQSLKGIFENPRTIFSFTNPRNDFEREKESNSIFSNIVQSIFHIVNHQTSDYFENDNINYVSPLRAHPKRYYFLDKAKINAYVDTLDGDAIAETLKENSYLRNQVNSWLEKFNLKVEVSQLQDIIHKLVVNQNSLNLDITDVGFGISQVLPVIIQGFLSHKDSLTLIEQPEIHLHPKMQADLADLFIDIVITRNHKNEQKASKYLLIETHSEYLLKRLRRRISEGTISPENVAIYLINPQKNEEGGVITELKIEGKGKFEWPMDFYGGELLLDTTEFLKNQVNEQ from the coding sequence ATGATAAATAAAATCTCATTTGAAAACTACAAAGCTTTTGATAGCGGTGAAATAAAGATTAAGCCGATAACAATTTTACTTGGTGCAAACAGTGTAGGGAAAAGTAGTATTATGCAATTATTCTTAATGCTTCAACAAACTGCACTTACTGAGAATAATTATAAATCAGCTTTGAAATTGCACGGTGGATTTGTTAGTATGGGAGAAGGATTAAATCTATTAAGAAAAAAAGATAAAACAAAGGTTCTATCCATTTCAATAGATTACTATAATGGCAATATTAAAAGTGAATTTGATGATTTCTTTTCTAGTTTTTGCCAAGAAACACTTTACTATTCGAGCATTGTAAAGAAACTTTCTAAAGACTCGGAGATAACCCAACAAGAAAACAATATATTTAAAAAGATAAAGAATATTTTCAAGACAGATGATGATTTTGACATTAGATTTCTAAGAATGGACACTGATAAAATTGAAGAAATCTTGGATAAAAAAACATTTGTTGAATTAATTGAGGAAACTTCTAAAAGACTTGAAAATCAAAACTTGGAAAAATACCCAAAGGAATTAAGAGATGATTACTTTTATTTTAGACATAGTCACCGCAGATTAGGTTTTCCAACAAACCACCTAAAAAATCTTTCCGAAAGAAAGGATGAATACCTTTTGACTTATGATTTTTTATCCGGACTTAAAAAAAGTTTAAAAAACGCTCATTTCACAGTTAAATATGAAATCGTTGCAGTTGAGAAAAATATAGTGGTTAAGAAAATGGGTATTTTCAATGAAAACATCGAAATTCTTTCTGTTGAATTTGATACGCACCCATCTAGCAAGTACAAATTGAATTCTATTACTAGTGATTTTATTTCAAAAGAAAAGATGTCGTCAAAAACTTTTCAATCACTGAAAGGCATATTTGAAAATCCAAGAACAATATTTTCATTTACCAACCCAAGAAATGACTTTGAAAGGGAGAAAGAATCTAATTCCATCTTTTCAAATATTGTTCAAAGTATATTTCATATTGTAAACCATCAAACATCTGATTACTTTGAGAATGACAATATAAACTATGTAAGTCCGCTTAGGGCACACCCTAAGAGATATTATTTTTTAGACAAAGCCAAAATAAATGCATATGTTGACACTTTAGACGGTGATGCTATTGCTGAAACATTAAAAGAGAATAGCTATCTCAGAAACCAAGTAAATTCTTGGCTAGAAAAGTTCAATTTAAAGGTTGAAGTAAGTCAGTTACAAGACATAATACATAAATTAGTTGTTAATCAAAACTCATTAAATCTTGACATTACTGATGTAGGTTTTGGAATATCACAGGTTTTACCTGTTATAATTCAAGGGTTCTTGTCGCACAAAGACAGTTTGACATTAATTGAGCAACCTGAAATTCACTTGCACCCAAAAATGCAAGCTGATTTAGCTGATTTATTTATTGACATTGTTATTACCAGAAATCATAAAAACGAACAAAAAGCATCAAAATATCTTTTGATTGAAACTCATAGTGAATATTTACTCAAAAGACTTAGGAGAAGAATTTCTGAGGGTACAATTTCACCTGAAAATGTTGCAATATATTTAATCAATCCTCAAAAGAACGAAGAAGGTGGAGTAATCACAGAATTAAAAATAGAAGGAAAAGGGAAATTTGAGTGGCCAATGGATTTTTATGGTGGTGAGTTGCTTTTGGACACCACAGAGTTTTTGAAAAATCAAGTAAACGAACAATAA
- a CDS encoding helix-turn-helix domain-containing protein codes for MKTYSLEELTDKHIGKKGTKKRDEFENELRLDLLGYAIKQARKERNLTQEQLGELVGVKKAQISKIENSTTDARFSTIMKVFEVLGASVKFNVELNDKKLAY; via the coding sequence ATGAAAACGTACAGTTTAGAGGAGTTGACCGACAAGCATATCGGAAAAAAAGGAACAAAAAAAAGGGATGAATTCGAGAACGAACTTCGTCTTGACTTATTGGGCTATGCCATTAAGCAGGCAAGGAAGGAGCGGAATTTAACTCAAGAGCAGCTCGGGGAATTAGTAGGAGTAAAAAAGGCTCAAATCTCAAAAATTGAAAACAGCACCACAGATGCCAGATTTTCGACAATAATGAAGGTATTTGAAGTTTTGGGAGCAAGTGTGAAATTTAATGTTGAGCTGAACGACAAAAAATTGGCTTACTAA
- a CDS encoding S10 family peptidase: MKKSILYLSLFLLFQFQVNAQEKTEEKPIPEAEVFTSTQTVRINGATHSLKTRAGTFQIKDENNEPIALHGFTAYFKEDGPSKRPIIFSFNGGPGSSSYWLHMGVMGPKRIVVNDPGLTKAAPYELVNNDYSILDIADVVMMDPIGTGLSIPIGKAEGKDFWGVDQDIRATSLFIMQFLKEYDRLQSPKFLLGESYGTLRNAGVMKYLLDKGYAMNGVVMVSAVFDLRSLVFPVQENVSYLVHFPTYATTAWYHNKLSNKNPNLEAFVDEVREFTESEYMPALFKGGRLAAAEKSAIAEKLAKYSGLSKEYWLRANLRVSGSEFFNELMRDEEMTVGRLDSRFVGINQNPMNQFAITDPQSDAISPAYTTGFLDYFYRDLGVSKKLHYKTSAYSSPGFKWDWTHSGNQGWGTNISITTAPDMAETLNKDPNMKVLIMNGYYDLATVFYGVEYTLDQMNLRPEIRDNITMTYYEAGHMMYTHMPSLEKFKKDLADFIKDATK, from the coding sequence ATGAAAAAATCCATCCTGTATTTGTCCTTGTTTTTGCTTTTTCAATTCCAGGTGAATGCCCAGGAAAAGACTGAGGAAAAGCCGATTCCGGAAGCAGAAGTATTTACTTCTACACAAACGGTAAGAATCAACGGTGCCACGCACAGTTTGAAAACACGCGCAGGTACTTTTCAGATCAAGGATGAGAACAATGAACCTATTGCCCTTCATGGTTTTACTGCCTATTTCAAAGAGGACGGACCATCCAAAAGACCGATCATTTTCTCCTTTAACGGAGGTCCCGGTTCCTCATCTTACTGGCTACATATGGGGGTAATGGGTCCAAAAAGGATTGTTGTGAACGATCCCGGTTTGACCAAAGCAGCGCCTTATGAATTGGTCAACAATGATTATTCAATTCTTGATATTGCAGATGTAGTCATGATGGACCCTATTGGAACTGGATTGAGTATACCCATTGGGAAAGCCGAAGGCAAGGATTTCTGGGGTGTAGATCAGGACATCCGGGCGACAAGTCTGTTTATTATGCAGTTTTTGAAGGAGTACGACAGGCTTCAATCCCCCAAATTCCTCTTAGGTGAAAGTTATGGTACCTTAAGAAATGCCGGGGTCATGAAATACCTTTTGGATAAAGGGTATGCCATGAACGGCGTGGTGATGGTGTCGGCAGTCTTTGACCTGAGATCTCTGGTATTTCCGGTACAGGAGAATGTCTCCTATCTGGTACATTTCCCAACTTATGCCACCACAGCATGGTATCACAATAAGCTCAGCAACAAGAATCCCAATCTGGAAGCATTTGTAGATGAAGTAAGGGAATTTACAGAATCGGAATATATGCCGGCCCTTTTCAAAGGGGGTAGATTGGCTGCCGCCGAAAAGTCTGCCATAGCCGAAAAATTGGCCAAATATTCCGGTTTGAGTAAGGAATATTGGTTAAGGGCTAATTTAAGGGTCAGTGGATCTGAGTTTTTCAATGAATTGATGCGGGATGAGGAGATGACTGTGGGACGGTTGGATTCAAGATTTGTGGGGATCAACCAAAATCCGATGAATCAATTTGCCATTACAGATCCTCAAAGTGATGCAATATCTCCTGCTTATACCACTGGATTTTTGGATTACTTCTATAGGGATTTGGGTGTCAGCAAAAAACTGCATTACAAAACATCCGCCTATTCATCTCCCGGCTTTAAATGGGATTGGACGCATAGCGGTAATCAAGGTTGGGGAACGAATATTTCTATTACCACAGCACCGGATATGGCTGAGACTTTGAATAAAGATCCCAACATGAAGGTGTTGATTATGAATGGGTATTATGATCTGGCAACTGTATTTTATGGGGTGGAGTACACCTTGGATCAAATGAACCTGAGACCTGAAATCAGGGACAATATCACCATGACCTATTATGAGGCAGGCCATATGATGTATACCCATATGCCTTCTTTGGAAAAATTCAAAAAAGATCTTGCTGATTTTATCAAAGATGCAACCAAATAG
- a CDS encoding acyloxyacyl hydrolase, with protein MEKHFFGILLLLICSGVMAQTNKRLSLEGQYGFIIPHSSELKEISQSNPFGVNVHYQTMNLGKNRWDACNCFHYLGVQLSYHNFANRDVIGSAYSLSGTFEPILWKNEKLAFSILSGIGVSYLDRVYDEISNPENIFFSSPISFILFVTPKIEYRISENWSSQLTVAYNHISNGGQSQPNKGINYPMLGIGVNRYFQSSPFPKYEKSDLPKTIQWFVETAFTTRESDWSNGRKPVLSLVGGFHKNLTAINALGAGLELTKDYALDVENSRLEALMPAPFIAHHFLFGRIDFNQRFAIYTQKPTGYNDYLFYQRYSLMYRLVNDFSMGFSLKAHGHVAENMDVRISFRF; from the coding sequence ATGGAAAAGCATTTTTTTGGAATATTGCTGCTCTTAATTTGTTCCGGCGTCATGGCGCAAACCAACAAGAGATTGTCTTTGGAGGGACAGTATGGATTTATCATACCCCATTCTTCGGAACTAAAGGAAATTTCACAATCCAATCCATTTGGCGTTAATGTTCACTACCAAACCATGAATCTTGGGAAAAACAGATGGGATGCATGCAACTGTTTTCATTACCTAGGTGTACAGCTTTCTTACCATAATTTTGCCAATCGGGACGTAATCGGTTCGGCTTATAGTTTGTCCGGTACTTTTGAACCGATTTTATGGAAAAACGAAAAACTTGCTTTTTCCATACTTTCAGGAATTGGAGTCAGTTATTTGGACAGAGTATATGATGAGATTTCCAATCCCGAAAATATATTCTTCTCCTCACCGATCAGTTTTATTCTTTTTGTCACTCCCAAAATCGAATACCGAATCAGTGAAAATTGGTCATCGCAGCTTACAGTTGCATACAACCATATCTCCAATGGAGGTCAAAGCCAACCCAATAAAGGAATCAATTATCCCATGCTCGGAATTGGGGTCAACCGTTATTTTCAGTCTTCCCCATTTCCAAAATATGAAAAGTCAGATCTACCGAAAACCATCCAATGGTTTGTCGAAACTGCTTTTACCACAAGGGAGTCCGATTGGTCGAATGGGAGAAAACCTGTTTTATCTTTGGTGGGAGGATTTCATAAAAACCTGACTGCCATCAATGCATTAGGGGCAGGCTTGGAATTGACAAAAGATTATGCTTTGGATGTGGAAAATAGCAGGCTGGAGGCATTGATGCCAGCACCATTTATCGCGCATCATTTCCTTTTTGGCAGGATTGATTTCAATCAGCGGTTTGCCATTTACACCCAAAAACCAACGGGGTATAATGACTATCTTTTTTATCAAAGGTACAGTCTGATGTACAGGTTGGTGAATGATTTCTCCATGGGCTTTTCCCTTAAAGCCCACGGGCACGTTGCTGAAAATATGGATGTAAGGATATCTTTCAGGTTTTAG
- a CDS encoding CocE/NonD family hydrolase: MGRAGKTVKLYRTTEQTYNRQIGVRPPKDHWTIRARPQSAVPLCKKTAIEMTIKKLCLAFLFLSTYQYCLGQVENFKSYYVPAVGGTQLAVDVFFPDNYQGEKLPVLFEFTRYWRSREDPETGKPMPSLRNQDKFFLENGYILAKVDARGTGASYGVRTGEYTPTEVRDAFHVVDWMVNQNWSDGNVGAYGGSYSGTTAELLCATGHKAVKAVVPGWSDFNVYESPIRPYGMLATGFISQWSQFVNWLDQNSTENLGSSVRRVTEDRPMEAIQEHAQNPIVLELATRAKYRDSKFGDFKYEEMDPLFWKNEISESNIPMLVLTSWMDAGTAEGSLLRLAHFPNPQKIILMPNSHGGAHHTSPFQVSDQLVPPVPSVKEQMQLQLDFFDFYLKSKNTGLEDWPTIRYYNFGEEAFKSSDTWPPKGQERMKYYLGNNGILRTSVNEEVSGADTYQVNFEVSTGTNNRWSTQMGKPVLNLDNRNAADSLMLTYTTEPLSEDLQITGTPFITLHLSSTHKEGAIFVYLEDIDQNGRSRYITEGGLLLEHRRLSTNNMYEGIPYHSFNESDASPMPIDQIQEISMKLWPISVLVKKGHSIRIAISGADKDTFDRVPAEGTPTYSIYRNKFNVSFIDLPVIPK, from the coding sequence ATGGGAAGAGCCGGAAAAACCGTTAAATTGTACCGGACAACTGAACAGACATATAACAGGCAGATTGGGGTCAGGCCACCAAAAGACCACTGGACCATCCGGGCCCGACCCCAATCTGCCGTACCGTTATGCAAAAAAACAGCAATAGAAATGACCATTAAAAAACTTTGTCTAGCATTTCTTTTTCTTTCAACCTATCAGTACTGTTTAGGTCAGGTAGAGAATTTTAAATCTTATTACGTCCCGGCCGTGGGAGGAACCCAATTGGCTGTTGATGTATTCTTTCCTGACAACTATCAGGGGGAAAAACTGCCCGTTTTGTTTGAATTCACGAGGTATTGGAGATCCAGGGAGGATCCTGAGACGGGTAAACCCATGCCATCCCTGAGAAACCAGGATAAATTTTTTCTGGAAAATGGATATATTCTTGCCAAGGTCGATGCCAGAGGCACCGGGGCATCATACGGTGTTAGGACAGGAGAATATACCCCTACCGAAGTTCGGGATGCTTTTCATGTAGTCGACTGGATGGTGAATCAAAATTGGTCTGACGGTAATGTTGGTGCGTATGGGGGTTCCTACTCAGGGACTACGGCAGAATTGCTCTGTGCCACGGGGCATAAGGCCGTCAAGGCAGTCGTTCCGGGCTGGTCTGATTTCAATGTCTATGAAAGTCCGATCAGGCCCTATGGCATGCTGGCAACAGGATTCATTTCCCAGTGGAGTCAATTCGTCAATTGGCTGGATCAAAATTCTACAGAAAATTTGGGTTCAAGTGTCCGGCGTGTCACGGAAGACAGGCCAATGGAAGCCATACAGGAGCATGCCCAAAATCCTATTGTTTTGGAACTGGCCACGAGGGCAAAATATAGAGATTCAAAATTTGGGGATTTCAAATATGAAGAAATGGATCCCCTGTTCTGGAAAAATGAAATCTCGGAATCCAATATCCCTATGTTGGTGCTGACGAGCTGGATGGATGCAGGAACTGCAGAAGGCTCATTACTGAGGTTGGCCCATTTCCCTAACCCACAAAAAATCATCCTGATGCCCAATTCACACGGTGGTGCCCATCATACAAGTCCTTTCCAGGTTTCCGATCAATTGGTCCCCCCTGTTCCTTCTGTCAAGGAGCAAATGCAGCTTCAATTGGACTTTTTTGATTTTTACCTAAAAAGCAAGAATACGGGACTTGAGGATTGGCCTACCATCAGGTATTACAACTTTGGGGAAGAGGCATTCAAATCATCTGATACCTGGCCTCCCAAAGGACAGGAAAGGATGAAATATTACTTAGGAAATAATGGGATTTTAAGGACTTCTGTCAATGAAGAGGTTTCCGGAGCGGATACCTATCAGGTCAACTTTGAAGTCAGTACCGGGACAAACAACCGATGGTCCACCCAAATGGGCAAACCTGTTTTGAATCTGGACAATAGAAATGCTGCGGATTCACTCATGTTGACTTATACCACAGAACCCCTTAGTGAAGACCTTCAGATAACAGGAACCCCGTTCATTACCCTCCATCTTTCTTCCACCCATAAGGAAGGGGCTATATTTGTTTACTTGGAAGATATTGATCAAAACGGAAGAAGCCGATACATCACCGAAGGTGGTCTTTTACTTGAACACCGCAGGCTTTCCACCAATAATATGTATGAAGGAATTCCGTATCATTCATTTAATGAGTCGGATGCATCACCGATGCCAATTGATCAGATTCAGGAAATCAGTATGAAGCTATGGCCTATATCCGTTCTGGTTAAAAAAGGCCATTCGATCAGAATTGCGATTTCCGGGGCGGATAAAGATACCTTTGATCGGGTACCTGCTGAAGGAACCCCGACATACAGTATATACAGGAATAAGTTCAACGTTTCGTTTATTGATCTTCCGGTAATTCCAAAGTAA